In one Thermosipho ferrireducens genomic region, the following are encoded:
- a CDS encoding YbhB/YbcL family Raf kinase inhibitor-like protein, producing the protein MTVQTIFKNGDKIPKRYTCEGVDVNPELKIEDIPSNTKSLAIIVDDPDAPFGTFVHWVVWNITPNTDAIKIPENFLGGIQGKNDFGNNAYNGPCPPRGHGVHHYHFKIYALNTVLKIPASSGKKELEKAMNGHIIDSAKIVGIYRR; encoded by the coding sequence ATGACTGTTCAGACTATTTTTAAAAACGGGGATAAAATCCCAAAACGATACACCTGCGAAGGAGTTGACGTAAATCCCGAGTTAAAAATTGAGGATATTCCATCTAATACTAAATCATTAGCCATAATTGTCGATGATCCAGATGCTCCTTTTGGAACATTTGTTCACTGGGTAGTTTGGAATATAACACCAAATACTGATGCTATCAAAATACCGGAAAACTTTCTTGGAGGAATACAGGGAAAAAACGATTTTGGAAACAACGCTTACAACGGACCGTGTCCCCCCAGAGGACATGGAGTTCACCATTATCATTTTAAAATTTATGCTTTAAACACTGTTCTAAAAATTCCAGCATCTTCTGGAAAAAAAGAACTTGAAAAAGCTATGAACGGACATATAATTGATAGTGCTAAAATTGTGGGCATTTATAGGAGGTGA
- the rpsF gene encoding 30S ribosomal protein S6 — protein MRIYETMFIVKPDLPEEERENIANGVVDFLTNKLGVQVDKLERLGVKKTAYPLKKYTEADYSVVYFRGEEVDLTEFETYFRVRPEFLRWQTFRREDLEKKEKKQLKKEEDNQPVEKVE, from the coding sequence ATGAGGATCTATGAAACCATGTTTATAGTAAAACCAGATTTACCGGAAGAAGAAAGAGAAAACATAGCCAATGGTGTGGTAGACTTTTTAACAAACAAGTTGGGTGTTCAGGTGGATAAGCTGGAAAGGTTAGGTGTGAAAAAGACCGCATACCCATTGAAGAAATATACAGAGGCAGATTACTCGGTTGTATATTTTAGAGGAGAAGAAGTAGATTTGACGGAATTTGAAACATATTTTAGAGTAAGACCTGAATTCTTGAGATGGCAGACGTTTAGAAGAGAGGATCTTGAGAAGAAGGAGAAAAAACAGCTTAAGAAAGAAGAAGATAATCAACCTGTTGAGAAGGTGGAATAA